A single region of the Paraburkholderia megapolitana genome encodes:
- a CDS encoding DUF2244 domain-containing protein: protein MDATDLLTDSEPVLRDWLMKRNCSVSPRQFVCFYMSLAAFSLLIALVLVLRGAWLVLPFTGIDLLAVGVAFAIYARHAVDYERIRLFPNRLVVEQVSAERVTQFEFNPRWVRIEPGATPRDRIKLVSRGETITIGLHLAQYRRAQFAAELRMWLRRC, encoded by the coding sequence ATGGATGCTACAGATCTGCTGACAGATTCTGAGCCGGTCCTGCGAGACTGGCTCATGAAGCGCAACTGTTCGGTATCGCCACGGCAGTTCGTGTGTTTCTATATGTCGCTTGCGGCGTTCTCGTTGTTGATTGCATTGGTACTGGTCTTGCGCGGCGCCTGGCTGGTGTTGCCGTTTACCGGTATCGATTTGCTGGCGGTTGGAGTGGCTTTTGCAATATACGCGCGCCATGCTGTCGACTACGAGCGCATCCGGCTGTTTCCCAACCGGCTCGTCGTCGAACAGGTCAGCGCCGAGCGGGTCACGCAGTTCGAATTCAATCCGCGCTGGGTGAGGATTGAGCCGGGCGCAACGCCGCGGGACCGCATCAAGCTGGTGTCGCGTGGAGAGACGATCACGATCGGGCTGCATCTGGCGCAGTATCGGCGCGCGCAGTTCGCCGCCGAGCTGCGTATGTGGCTCAGGCGTTGCTGA
- the coxB gene encoding cytochrome c oxidase subunit II translates to MEILGKEAMKTIKRALSGVLACGGLLFAGAALAVGDSPGGPRVNEINIQAPATKIAEELYGLHTFMLILCTVIFIGVFGVMFYSIFAHRKSKGHKAANFHESTTVEIIWTIVPFIIVVLMALPATKTVVAMKDTTNADLTIKVTGYQWKWGYDYVKGPGEGINFLSTLSTPRSETDGTSPISDTYLQEVDHPLVVPVDKKIRIITTANDVVHSWYVPAFGVKQDAIPGFVRDTWFKADKTGTFRGFCTELCGKEHAFMPVVVEVLSADDYAKWVDDQKKLMAAAADDPNKTYTLAELLDRGGKVYTANCAVCHQPNGKGAGAFPALDGSKIANGPIAQHVSIVLHGKGAMPVWGNTLNDVEIASVITYERNSWGNHTGDILQPKQVADARNGKMPEGGDHLASAAAGASDATAASGAAAASGADAAASGATAAPAASGASDSAAASQAALPASIYFDIGKSTLPADAKAAIDAASAYAKAHPDAKLTLSGFTDASGSAATNAELSKHRAQAVRDALKTAGIAEDHIILKKPETVTGGSDAKEARRVEISPAA, encoded by the coding sequence ATGGAAATTTTGGGTAAGGAAGCTATGAAAACAATCAAGCGAGCCCTCTCGGGCGTGCTGGCGTGTGGCGGATTGCTCTTCGCCGGCGCGGCCCTGGCGGTAGGCGACAGTCCCGGCGGTCCCCGCGTCAACGAGATCAATATCCAGGCGCCCGCCACGAAGATCGCCGAGGAGCTCTACGGCCTCCATACGTTCATGCTGATCCTCTGCACGGTGATCTTCATCGGCGTGTTCGGCGTGATGTTCTATTCGATCTTTGCGCACCGCAAATCGAAAGGCCACAAGGCGGCCAATTTCCACGAAAGCACCACCGTCGAAATCATCTGGACGATCGTCCCGTTCATCATCGTCGTGCTGATGGCGCTGCCCGCCACCAAGACCGTCGTCGCGATGAAGGACACGACCAACGCCGACCTCACCATCAAGGTCACGGGCTACCAGTGGAAGTGGGGTTACGACTACGTGAAGGGTCCGGGCGAAGGGATCAACTTCCTGTCCACGCTGTCCACGCCGCGTAGCGAAACGGACGGCACATCGCCGATCAGCGATACCTATCTGCAGGAAGTCGATCATCCGCTCGTCGTCCCGGTCGACAAGAAGATCCGCATCATCACCACAGCGAACGACGTCGTGCACTCGTGGTACGTCCCGGCGTTCGGCGTGAAGCAGGATGCGATTCCGGGCTTCGTGCGCGACACGTGGTTCAAGGCTGACAAGACCGGTACGTTCCGCGGTTTCTGTACTGAGCTTTGCGGCAAGGAACACGCGTTCATGCCGGTCGTCGTCGAAGTGCTGTCCGCCGACGACTACGCGAAGTGGGTCGACGATCAGAAGAAGCTGATGGCCGCCGCCGCTGACGATCCGAACAAGACCTATACGCTCGCCGAACTGCTCGATCGTGGCGGCAAGGTGTACACGGCGAACTGCGCGGTCTGCCACCAGCCGAACGGCAAGGGCGCGGGCGCGTTCCCGGCGCTCGACGGCAGCAAGATTGCCAACGGCCCGATTGCGCAGCACGTGAGCATCGTGCTGCACGGCAAGGGTGCGATGCCGGTATGGGGCAACACGCTCAACGACGTCGAGATCGCTTCGGTGATCACGTACGAACGTAACTCGTGGGGCAACCACACAGGCGACATTCTCCAGCCGAAGCAGGTCGCGGATGCCCGTAACGGCAAGATGCCCGAAGGCGGCGACCATCTCGCGAGCGCAGCAGCCGGTGCAAGCGATGCTACTGCGGCAAGCGGTGCAGCAGCGGCGAGCGGCGCGGATGCCGCGGCATCGGGGGCAACTGCAGCGCCGGCCGCGTCGGGTGCCTCGGATAGCGCAGCAGCTTCGCAAGCCGCGTTGCCCGCCAGCATCTACTTCGACATCGGCAAGAGCACGCTGCCGGCCGACGCGAAAGCGGCGATCGATGCCGCATCGGCCTACGCGAAAGCCCATCCGGATGCGAAGCTCACATTGTCGGGTTTCACCGATGCGAGCGGCTCGGCCGCGACCAATGCCGAACTCTCGAAGCATCGCGCGCAAGCCGTGCGCGATGCATTGAAAACGGCCGGTATCGCCGAAGACCACATCATCTTGAAGAAGCCGGAAACCGTCACGGGCGGTAGCGACGCGAAAGAAGCCCGGCGTGTTGAGATCAGCCCGGCCGCCTGA
- the ctaD gene encoding cytochrome c oxidase subunit I, with translation MSSIGHDVAAGHEHVHGDHAHELPHGWRRWLFATNHKDIGTLYLLFSFIMFLSGGVMALLIRSELFEPGLQIMRPEFFNQLTTMHGLIMVFGAIMPAFVGFANWMIPLQIGASDMAFARMNNFSFWLLPVAAVLLVGSFFAPGGATAAGWTLYAPLSTQMGPGMDFAIFAIHIMGASSIMGGINIVVTILNMRAPGLTLMKMPMFVWTWLITAYLLIAVMPVLAGAITMVLFDRHFGTSFFNAAGGGDPVMYQHIFWFFGHPEVYIMILPAFGIVSQVIPAFARKPLFGYSSMVYATASIAILSFMVWAHHMFATGMPVTGQLFFMYATMLIAVPTGVKVFNWVATMWRGSLTFETPMLFAVGFLFVFTFGGLTGLMLAMAPLDIQYHGTYFVVAHFHYVLVAGSLFGLFSGWYYWAPKWTGWMYNETRGKIHFWASMIFFNLAFLPMHFVGLAGMPRRYADYPAQFTDWNQVITIGAFGFGLAQVYFLFAVALPAYRGGHGLVEAGDKPWDGAEGLEWTVPSPAPFHTFEHPPTVE, from the coding sequence ATGTCTAGCATCGGACACGATGTAGCCGCGGGTCACGAGCACGTGCACGGCGACCATGCGCACGAGTTGCCCCATGGCTGGCGCCGCTGGCTGTTCGCGACCAACCATAAGGACATCGGTACGCTGTACCTGTTGTTCTCGTTCATCATGTTCCTGTCCGGCGGCGTGATGGCGCTGCTGATCCGCTCGGAACTGTTCGAACCCGGACTGCAGATCATGCGTCCCGAGTTCTTCAACCAGTTGACCACGATGCACGGGCTGATCATGGTCTTCGGCGCGATCATGCCGGCGTTCGTCGGCTTCGCGAACTGGATGATCCCGCTGCAGATCGGCGCATCGGACATGGCCTTTGCGCGGATGAACAACTTCAGCTTCTGGCTGTTGCCGGTTGCAGCCGTCCTGCTGGTCGGTTCGTTCTTCGCACCGGGCGGCGCGACCGCTGCGGGCTGGACGCTGTATGCACCGCTCTCCACGCAGATGGGCCCGGGTATGGACTTCGCGATTTTCGCGATCCACATCATGGGTGCGTCGTCGATCATGGGTGGGATCAACATCGTCGTGACGATCCTGAACATGCGCGCACCCGGCCTCACGCTGATGAAGATGCCGATGTTCGTGTGGACCTGGCTGATCACCGCCTATCTGCTGATCGCCGTGATGCCGGTTCTGGCCGGGGCGATCACGATGGTGCTGTTCGACCGCCACTTCGGTACGTCGTTCTTCAACGCGGCAGGCGGCGGCGACCCGGTGATGTATCAGCACATCTTCTGGTTCTTCGGTCACCCCGAGGTGTACATCATGATCTTGCCGGCGTTCGGGATCGTCTCGCAGGTGATCCCGGCGTTCGCGCGCAAGCCGCTGTTCGGCTATAGCTCGATGGTGTACGCAACGGCATCGATCGCGATCCTGTCGTTCATGGTCTGGGCGCACCACATGTTCGCGACCGGCATGCCGGTGACGGGCCAGCTGTTCTTCATGTACGCGACGATGCTGATCGCTGTGCCGACGGGCGTGAAGGTGTTCAACTGGGTCGCGACGATGTGGCGTGGTTCGTTGACCTTCGAAACCCCGATGCTGTTCGCGGTCGGCTTCCTGTTCGTGTTCACGTTCGGCGGTCTGACGGGGCTGATGCTCGCGATGGCGCCGCTCGACATCCAGTATCACGGTACCTATTTCGTGGTCGCCCACTTCCACTATGTGCTGGTGGCGGGCTCGCTATTCGGCTTGTTCTCAGGGTGGTACTACTGGGCGCCGAAGTGGACCGGCTGGATGTACAACGAGACGCGCGGCAAGATCCACTTCTGGGCGTCGATGATCTTCTTCAACCTCGCGTTCCTGCCGATGCACTTCGTCGGGCTCGCCGGGATGCCGCGTCGTTACGCTGATTACCCGGCGCAGTTCACCGACTGGAACCAGGTCATCACGATTGGCGCGTTCGGCTTCGGTCTCGCACAGGTGTACTTCCTGTTCGCGGTTGCGCTGCCGGCCTATCGCGGCGGTCACGGTCTCGTAGAGGCTGGCGACAAGCCGTGGGACGGCGCGGAAGGTCTCGAGTGGACGGTGCCGAGCCCGGCCCCGTTCCATACCTTCGAGCATCCGCCGACAGTCGAGTAA
- a CDS encoding cytochrome oxidase small assembly protein: MSGNPQKGRTPEQIRASNKRLGLILLGVAAAFFVGIFIRQVFFA; encoded by the coding sequence ATGAGCGGGAATCCACAAAAAGGGCGTACGCCGGAACAGATCCGTGCGAGCAACAAACGGCTGGGCTTGATACTGCTCGGTGTTGCCGCCGCTTTTTTTGTGGGTATCTTCATCAGGCAGGTGTTTTTCGCCTGA
- a CDS encoding cytochrome c oxidase assembly protein gives MSTQDPAEADRSFNRSMLVKLVVVAALMFGFGFALVPMYRAICQITGINNLVQRDATAREAKNTQVDMSRTISIEFDANARGPLGFRPEQRSLDVHPGEVTTVIYEVSNEQARTIQAQAIPSYAPKQATEYFKKIECFCFTQQTLTANETKRMPVVFVVDPKLPKDVKTITLSYTFFELNTPAPVVRGTAANPA, from the coding sequence ATGTCGACGCAGGACCCGGCCGAGGCCGATCGCTCTTTTAACCGTTCGATGCTGGTGAAGCTCGTCGTGGTTGCCGCGCTGATGTTCGGCTTCGGGTTTGCGCTGGTGCCGATGTATCGCGCGATCTGTCAGATCACCGGCATCAACAACCTCGTGCAGCGCGATGCCACCGCACGCGAAGCGAAGAACACGCAGGTGGACATGAGCCGCACGATCTCGATCGAATTCGATGCGAACGCGCGCGGTCCGTTGGGTTTCAGGCCGGAGCAGCGCAGCCTCGATGTGCACCCTGGCGAAGTGACGACGGTGATATACGAAGTCTCGAACGAGCAGGCGCGCACGATTCAGGCGCAGGCCATTCCGAGCTACGCGCCGAAGCAGGCGACCGAGTACTTCAAGAAGATCGAATGTTTTTGCTTTACGCAGCAGACGTTGACTGCGAACGAGACGAAACGGATGCCTGTGGTGTTCGTCGTCGATCCGAAATTACCGAAGGACGTGAAGACGATCACGCTGTCCTACACGTTCTTCGAATTGAATACGCCTGCGCCGGTTGTGCGCGGGACGGCGGCGAATCCCGCCTGA
- a CDS encoding DUF2970 domain-containing protein — protein sequence MGDDSGRSKSSFGRSMKAVMWSFLGVRKRRDLEADATELNPLHVVLAALIGAAIFIGALILIVRAVVG from the coding sequence ATGGGAGACGACAGCGGGCGCAGCAAAAGCAGCTTCGGCCGTTCGATGAAGGCCGTGATGTGGTCGTTTCTGGGTGTGCGCAAACGGCGCGATCTCGAAGCGGACGCAACGGAGCTGAACCCGCTGCATGTCGTGCTCGCTGCGCTGATCGGCGCTGCAATCTTTATCGGTGCGCTGATTCTGATCGTGCGCGCCGTGGTGGGATGA
- a CDS encoding cytochrome c oxidase subunit 3: MSGQNESPYYFVPHPSRHPITAALGLLVILGSLAAWVNGETWAPLTALAGLLWLLYVLYHWFGDAISESEGGMYGKRVDLSYRWSMSWFIFSEVMFFGAFFGALFYARQIALHELGSLDYKLIWPDFSAVWPNNGPAALVSSFKSMTPWPVPTINTALLLSSGATLTVSHHALRENHRNKAIVWLAATILLGVCFLFLQGFEYFHAYNELNLTLASGVYGSTFFLLTGFHGFHVFLGGTMLTVVLVRLIRGHFTADHHFAFEGAAWYWHFVDVVWLGLYVVVYWL; the protein is encoded by the coding sequence ATGAGCGGTCAAAACGAGAGCCCGTACTATTTCGTACCGCACCCGTCGCGGCATCCGATCACCGCAGCCCTTGGGCTGCTGGTCATTCTCGGTTCGCTGGCGGCATGGGTGAACGGTGAAACGTGGGCGCCGCTCACCGCGCTCGCCGGTCTGCTGTGGTTGCTGTATGTGCTGTATCACTGGTTCGGCGATGCGATCTCCGAGTCCGAAGGCGGGATGTACGGCAAGCGCGTCGATCTGTCGTACCGCTGGAGCATGAGCTGGTTCATCTTCTCCGAAGTGATGTTCTTCGGCGCGTTCTTCGGCGCGCTGTTCTACGCGCGCCAGATCGCGCTGCATGAACTCGGCAGCCTCGACTACAAGTTGATCTGGCCGGACTTCTCGGCGGTGTGGCCGAACAACGGGCCCGCTGCGCTCGTGTCGAGCTTCAAGTCGATGACACCGTGGCCGGTACCGACGATCAACACGGCGCTGCTGCTGTCATCGGGTGCGACGCTGACGGTCTCGCACCATGCGCTGCGCGAAAATCATCGCAACAAGGCGATCGTGTGGCTGGCGGCGACCATCCTGCTCGGCGTCTGCTTCCTGTTCCTGCAGGGCTTCGAATACTTCCACGCGTATAACGAGCTGAACCTGACGCTCGCATCGGGTGTGTATGGTTCGACGTTCTTCCTGCTCACCGGTTTTCACGGTTTCCACGTGTTCCTCGGCGGTACGATGCTCACGGTCGTGCTGGTGCGGTTGATCCGCGGGCACTTCACGGCGGATCATCACTTCGCATTCGAAGGCGCCGCGTGGTACTGGCACTTTGTGGACGTCGTGTGGCTCGGGCTGTACGTCGTCGTCTACTGGCTGTAA
- a CDS encoding twin transmembrane helix small protein, whose amino-acid sequence MHILVPIAFALIIASMASALYFMMHDRGQTKRMVWSLATRVGLSISLFLFILFAHWMGWIQSTGIPIGR is encoded by the coding sequence ATGCACATACTCGTTCCTATCGCCTTTGCCCTGATCATTGCCAGCATGGCCTCGGCGCTCTACTTCATGATGCACGACCGCGGTCAGACGAAGCGTATGGTCTGGTCGCTGGCGACCCGTGTGGGCCTGTCGATCTCGCTGTTCCTGTTCATCCTGTTCGCGCACTGGATGGGCTGGATTCAGTCCACCGGCATTCCGATCGGCCGCTAG